In Pygocentrus nattereri isolate fPygNat1 chromosome 26, fPygNat1.pri, whole genome shotgun sequence, one genomic interval encodes:
- the LOC108427546 gene encoding potassium voltage-gated channel subfamily A member 10: MEVPLVNFENLDDIGINLGDPSDSGYPTSPTSEAPEANQMTPGMNSPTHSPQRHRQHGNTPASPTTLTKKGTSSCNSLVSNWKILMNSEGSPGDALLGKLAKDCCEDLFGEKQKLEEGDQRVVINVSGMMYETTLKTLNQFPDTLLGDPKRRIDYFDPMKNEYFFDRNRPSFDGILYFYQSGGKIRRPANVPLDVFADEIVFYRLGHEVMEQFREDEGFIKEPEPQLPTSELHRQFWLLFEYPESSSAARSVALVSVLVITISICIFCLETLPEFRDDREFTHETVNLTRDANGTLLSPSPLPKIRESVFTDPFFVVESICIIWFCFEAGVRFVVCPSKSEFFSNIMNMIDIVSIMPYFITVITELMATHGDDAAANQNMSFATLRVIRLVRVFRIFKLSRHSKGLQILGQTLKASMRELGLLIFFLFIGVILFSSAIYFAEVDEPETQFVSIPEGFWWAVVTMTTVGYGDMCPVTLGGKMVGILCAIAGVLTIALPVPVIVSNFNYFYHRETEQAEKHVMDAAAEAAANQKNSDEKYESTYSLDKSNGNWQMEKNGIP; this comes from the coding sequence ATGGAGGTCCCACTGGTCAACTTTGAGAACCTGGATGACATTGGAATCAACCTGGGAGACCCTAGTGATTCAGGATATCCCACTTCACCCACTTCAGAAGCACCGGAAGCAAACCAGATGACACCTGGCATGAATTCACCTACACATTCACCGCAGAGGCATAGGCAGCATGGGAATACACCCGCCTCTCCCACAACACTCACAAAGAAAGGGACATCAAGCTGCAACAGTCTCGTCTCTAACTGGAAGATACTTATGAACAGTGAAGGTAGTCCGGGTGATGCTCTCTTGGGAAAGCTGGCTAAAGACTGTTGTGAGGACTTGTTTGGTGAAAAGCAGAAACTTGAGGAGGGTGACCAGAGGGTAGTCATCAATGTCTCAGGAATGATGTATGAGACGACACTCAAAACCCTTAACCAGTTCCCTGACACTCTGCTCGGAGACCCTAAGAGGCGGATAGACTATTTCGACCCAATGAAAAATGAGTATTTCTTTGACCGCAACCGTCCCAGTTTTGATGGAATCCTGTACTTCTATCAGTCTGGGGGCAAGATACGGAGACCAGCAAACGTGCCGTTGGATGTTTTTGCGGATGAGATCGTGTTCTACAGACTGGGCCATGAAGTGATGGAGCAGTTCAGGGAGGATGAAGGTTTCATCAAAGAACCTGAGCCTCAGCTGCCGACAAGTGAGCTTCACCGTCAGTTCTGGCTGCTCTTTGAGTACCCAGAGAGCTCTAGTGCTGCCAGATCTGTGGCATTAGTGTCTGTGCTTGTTATCACTATTTCCATTTGCATCTTCTGCCTGGAGACTCTCCCAGAGTTCCGTGATGATCGTGAATTCACGCATGAAACTGTTAACTTGACCCGTGATGCTAATGGCACCCTCCTGTCCCCAAGCCCTCTGCCCAAAATCCGGGAATCAGTTTTCACAGACCCCTTCTTTGTAGTAGAAAGCATCTGTATAATCTGGTTCTGCTTTGAAGCAGGAGTGCGATTCGTTGTGTGCCCCAGCAAAAGCGAATTTTTCAGCAACATCATGAACATGATTGACATTGTCTCCATCATGCCCTACTTCATCACTGTGATCACTGAGCTCATGGCCACTCACGGAGATGATGCAGCAGCTAACCAGAACATGTCCTTTGCCACGCTTCGTGTCATCAGATTGGTGAGGGTCTTCAGGATCTTTAAGCTCTCACGTCACTCCAAAGGACTTCAGATCCTGGGCCAGACCCTGAAGGCCAGCATGAGAGAGCTTGGCTTGCTCATCTTCTTCCTTTTCATTGGAGTCATCCTCTTTTCCAGTGCCATTTACTTTGCTGAGGTTGACGAACCTGAAACGCAATTTGTGAGCATCCCAGAGGGTTTCTGGTGGGCTGTGGTCACCATGACGACAGTTGGCTATGGTGACATGTGTCCAGTTACTTTGGGGGGTAAGATGGTGGGCATCCTCTGTGCCATCGCTGGAGTGCTGACCATTGCTCTTCCTGTTCCTGTTATTGTTTCCAACTTCAACTATTTTTACCACCGTGAAACAGAGCAGGCAGAGAAGCATGTCATGGATGCAGCTGCAGAGGCGGCCGCAAACCAGAAAAATTCTGATGAGAAATATGAAAGCACCTACTCTCTAGACAAGAGCAATGGGAATTGGCAGATGGAAAAAAATGGCATTCCTTGA